A window of the Lolium perenne isolate Kyuss_39 chromosome 7, Kyuss_2.0, whole genome shotgun sequence genome harbors these coding sequences:
- the LOC139829657 gene encoding lysine histidine transporter 2-like: MGTQASPENYTPPKDERTAREKAIDDWLPITSSRKAKWWYSAFHNVTAMVGAGVLSLPYAMSELGWGPGIAVMTLSWIITVYTLWQMVEMHEIVPGKRFDRYHELGQHAFGDKLGLWIVVPQQLVVEVSLNIVYMVTGGNSLKKFHDVICDGNCKDIKLTYFIMIFASVHFVLSQLPNFNSISGISLAAAVMSLSYSTIAWGASLDKGKAANVDYSLRASTTAGQVFGFLGGLGDVAFSYSGHNVVLEIQATIPSTPDKPSKKPMWKGVVVAYIIIAACYFPVAMIGYWTFGNSVDDNILITLNRPKWLIAMANMMVVVHLIGSYQIYAMPVFDMMETVLVKKMNFPPGMMLRLITRTVYVAFTMFVGITFPFFGGLIGFFGGLAFAPTTYFLPCIMWLIICKPKRFSLSWFTNWICIVLGVILMIVAPIGGLRQIIISAKTYKFYS; this comes from the exons ATGGGGACGCAGGCGTCGCCGGAGAACTACACGCCGCCCAAG GATGAGAGGACTGCGCGGGAGAAGGCCATCGACGACTGGCTTCCTATCACGTCGTCGAGGAAAGCAAAGTGGTGGTACTCGGCCTTCCACAATGTCACCGCCATGGTCGGCGCCGGCGTGCTAAGCCTCCCCTACGCCATGTCCGAGCTCGGTTG GGGTCCGGGCATCGCGGTGATGACCTTGTCATGGATCATCACGGTGTACACTTTGTGGCAGATGGTTGAGATGCACGAAATAGTGCCCGGGAAGCGGTTTGATCGATACCACGAGCTCGGGCAGCACGCCTTTGGTGATAAGCTCGGCCTCTGGATCGTGGTGCCGCAGCAGCTCGTCGTGGAGGTCAGCCTCAACATTGTCTACATGGTTACCGGTGGCAATTCGCTCAAGAAGTTCCACGACGTGATCTGCGACGGCAACTGCAAGGACATCAAGCTCACCTACTTCATCATGATCTTCGCCTCTGTCCACTTCGTCCTCTCCCAGCTCCCAAATTTCAACTCCATCTCTGGCATCTCCCTAGCCGCCGCTGTCATGTCGCTCAG CTACTCGACGATTGCTTGGGGCGCATCGTTGGACAAGGGGAAGGCGGCGAACGTGGACTACAGCCTGCGGGCGTCGACCACGGCCGGGCAGGTGTTCGGCTTCCTCGGGGGGCTTGGTGACGTGGCCTTCTCCTACTCCGGCCACAACGTGGTGCTGGAGATCCAGGCCACCATCCCGTCAACGCCGGACAAGCCGTCCAAGAAGCCCATGTGGAAGGGCGTGGTGGTCGCCTACATCATCATCGCCGCCTGCTACTTCCCGGTGGCGATGATCGGCTACTGGACGTTCGGCAACAGCGTGGACGACAACATCCTCATCACCCTCAATAGGCCCAAGTGGCTCATCGCCATGGCCAACATGATGGTCGTCGTTCATCTCATCGGTAGCTACCAG ATTTACGCCATGCCCGTGTTCGACATGATGGAGACGGTGCTGGTAAAGAAAATGAACTTCCCTCCCGGCATGATGCTCCGTTTGATTACCCGGACCGTCTACGTAG CGTTCACGATGTTCGTCGGCATCACTTTCCCGTTCTTCGGCGGCCTCATCGGGTTTTTTGGTGGGCTCGCCTTCGCGCCAACGACCTATTTC CTTCCCTGCATCATGTGGCTCATCATCTGCAAGCCCAAGCGGTTCAGCCTCTCATGGTTCACCAACTGG ATTTGCATTGTCCTTGGGGTGATTCTGATGATCGTGGCGCCCATCGGAGGGCTCAGGCAGATCATCATTTCTGCCAAAACATACAAGTTCTACTCATAG